The following proteins are encoded in a genomic region of Streptomyces sp. NBC_01723:
- the whiA gene encoding DNA-binding protein WhiA gives MAMTAAVKDEISRLPVTRTCCRKAEVSAILRFAGGLHLVSGRIVIEAELDTARAARRLKQDILEIFGHSSELIVMAPGGLRRGSRYVVRVVAGGDQLARQTGLVDGRGRPIRGLPPQVVSGATCDAEAAWRGAFLAHGSLTEPGRSSSLEVTCPGPEAALALVGAARRLSIPAKAREVRGVDRVVVRDGDAIGALLTRLGAHDSVLAWEERRLRREVRATANRLANFDDANLRRSARAAVAAGARVQRALEILADDVPEHLAAAGRLRMEHKQASLEELGALADPPLTKDAVAGRIRRLLAMADKRASDLGIPGTDANLGEEELADSLVG, from the coding sequence ATGGCGATGACGGCAGCGGTGAAGGACGAGATCTCCCGGCTCCCCGTCACCCGGACCTGCTGCAGAAAGGCGGAGGTATCCGCCATCCTGCGGTTCGCCGGCGGCCTTCACCTGGTGAGCGGGCGCATCGTGATCGAGGCGGAGCTGGACACCGCGCGGGCGGCCCGCAGGCTCAAGCAGGACATCCTGGAGATCTTCGGGCACAGCTCGGAGCTGATCGTGATGGCGCCGGGCGGGCTGCGGCGCGGCTCGCGTTACGTCGTTCGGGTGGTCGCGGGCGGTGACCAGCTGGCCCGGCAGACCGGCCTGGTGGACGGGCGGGGCCGCCCCATCCGCGGCCTGCCGCCGCAGGTGGTCTCGGGGGCCACCTGCGACGCCGAGGCCGCCTGGCGCGGCGCCTTCCTGGCGCACGGCTCGCTCACCGAGCCCGGCCGTTCCTCCTCCCTGGAGGTGACCTGCCCGGGTCCCGAGGCCGCGCTCGCCCTGGTCGGCGCCGCCCGTCGGCTCTCGATCCCCGCCAAGGCCCGCGAGGTGCGCGGCGTGGACCGGGTCGTCGTCCGCGACGGCGACGCGATCGGCGCCCTGCTCACCCGGCTCGGCGCCCACGACTCGGTGCTGGCCTGGGAGGAGCGGCGGCTGCGCCGTGAGGTCCGCGCCACCGCCAACCGCCTCGCCAACTTCGACGACGCCAACCTGCGCCGCTCGGCCCGCGCGGCCGTCGCCGCGGGCGCCCGGGTCCAGCGGGCCCTGGAGATCCTCGCCGACGACGTGCCGGAGCACCTCGCGGCCGCCGGCCGGCTCCGCATGGAGCACAAGCAGGCATCCCTGGAGGAGCTGGGCGCCCTCGCGGACCCGCCGCTGACCAAGGACGCCGTCGCGGGCCGCATCCGCCGCCTGCTGGCCATGGCCGACAAGCGGGCCTCGGACCTCGGCATCCCCGGCACGGACGCCAACCTCGGCGAGGAGGAGTTGGCGGACAGCCTCGTCGGCTGA
- a CDS encoding gluconeogenesis factor YvcK family protein, whose translation MTGRTPRLSRLRRVVPEGRGGRTAETRAARPEQARGGRPRRRGAQPKVVALGGGMGLSASLAALRRITGDLTAVVTVADDGGSSGRLRDELGVLPPGDLRKALAALCGDDDWGQTWARVIQHRFQSQGDLHEHAVGNLLIVALWEQLGDHVQALDLVGKLLGAHGRVLPMSAVPLELQALVRGHDPGRPDEVDTVRGQATVALTPGEVQSVHLVPGAPPAVPEAVDAVLDADWVVLGPGSWFSSVIPHLLVPDLLDALAETKARRVLSLNLAPQPGETEGFSPQRHLEVLGRHAPKLALDVVLADEAAVPDRDSLTDAAKRFGAAVELAPVARTDGTPRHDPELLAAAYDRIFRMHGRIGPWR comes from the coding sequence ATGACTGGACGTACTCCGCGGCTGAGCAGGCTGCGCCGGGTGGTGCCCGAGGGACGCGGCGGCAGGACCGCCGAGACCCGCGCCGCCCGGCCCGAACAGGCGCGCGGCGGCAGGCCGCGCCGCCGGGGCGCCCAGCCCAAGGTCGTCGCCCTCGGCGGCGGCATGGGACTGTCCGCCTCGCTCGCCGCACTGCGCCGGATCACCGGCGACCTGACCGCCGTCGTCACCGTGGCGGACGACGGCGGCTCCAGCGGGCGCCTGCGCGACGAGCTGGGCGTGCTGCCGCCCGGCGACCTGCGCAAGGCGCTGGCCGCGCTGTGCGGCGACGACGACTGGGGCCAGACCTGGGCCCGCGTCATCCAGCACCGCTTCCAGTCCCAGGGCGACCTGCACGAACACGCGGTCGGCAATCTGCTGATCGTCGCCCTGTGGGAGCAGCTCGGCGACCATGTCCAGGCACTGGACCTGGTCGGCAAGCTGCTCGGCGCGCACGGGCGGGTGCTGCCCATGTCCGCCGTCCCGCTGGAGCTGCAGGCCCTGGTCCGGGGGCACGACCCCGGCCGCCCGGACGAGGTCGACACCGTCCGGGGGCAGGCGACGGTGGCGCTCACGCCCGGTGAGGTGCAGTCCGTGCACCTGGTGCCGGGCGCCCCGCCGGCCGTCCCCGAGGCGGTGGACGCCGTCCTGGACGCCGACTGGGTGGTGCTCGGCCCGGGCTCCTGGTTCTCCTCGGTCATCCCGCACCTGCTCGTGCCGGATCTGCTGGACGCGCTGGCCGAGACGAAGGCCCGCCGGGTCCTCTCCCTCAACCTCGCTCCCCAGCCCGGAGAAACCGAGGGGTTCTCTCCGCAGCGTCATTTGGAGGTTTTGGGACGACACGCCCCTAAACTCGCCCTGGACGTGGTGCTGGCCGACGAGGCCGCCGTGCCCGACCGTGACTCGCTCACCGACGCCGCGAAACGGTTCGGCGCCGCGGTCGAACTGGCTCCGGTTGCCCGGACCGACGGGACCCCGAGGCACGACCCGGAGCTGCTGGCCGCCGCGTACGACCGTATTTTTCGGATGCATGGAAGGATCGGCCCATGGCGATGA
- the rapZ gene encoding RNase adapter RapZ, whose translation MTEHEAQPTAGREQTHRTTGEDAGPQTAGPGPGQDDGAQVSTGKETAGAHEAAIPELVIISGMSGAGRSTAAKCLEDLGWFVVDNLPPALIPTMVELGARSQGNVARIAVVVDVRGRRFFDNLRESLADLDTRGVTRRIVFLESSDDALVRRFESVRRPHPLQGDGRIVDGIAAERQLLRELRGDADLVIDTSSLNVHELRAKMDAQFAGEEEPELRATVMSFGFKYGLPVDADLVVDMRFLPNPHWVPELRPFTGLNEEVSSYVLNQPGAKEFLDRYAELLQLIAAGYRREGKRYVTVAVGCTGGKHRSVAMSEKLAARLAAEGVETVVVHRDMGRE comes from the coding sequence ATGACCGAGCACGAGGCACAGCCCACAGCCGGACGAGAACAGACCCACCGCACGACCGGCGAGGACGCCGGCCCGCAGACGGCCGGCCCCGGACCGGGCCAGGACGACGGAGCACAGGTGAGTACGGGCAAGGAAACAGCCGGGGCGCACGAGGCGGCCATCCCCGAGCTGGTGATCATCTCCGGCATGTCCGGAGCCGGCCGCTCGACGGCCGCCAAGTGTCTGGAGGACCTCGGCTGGTTCGTCGTCGACAACCTGCCGCCGGCGCTGATCCCCACCATGGTGGAGCTCGGCGCCCGCTCGCAGGGCAACGTGGCCCGCATCGCGGTCGTCGTCGACGTCCGCGGCCGGCGCTTCTTCGACAACCTGCGCGAATCCCTCGCGGACCTCGACACCCGCGGTGTCACCCGGCGGATCGTCTTCCTGGAATCCTCCGACGACGCGCTGGTGCGCCGCTTCGAGTCGGTGCGCCGCCCGCACCCCCTCCAGGGCGACGGCCGCATCGTCGACGGCATCGCCGCCGAGCGGCAGCTCCTCCGCGAGCTGCGCGGCGACGCCGACCTGGTGATCGACACCTCCAGCCTCAACGTGCACGAGCTGCGCGCCAAGATGGACGCCCAGTTCGCCGGTGAGGAGGAGCCCGAGCTGCGGGCCACCGTCATGTCCTTCGGCTTCAAGTACGGCCTGCCGGTCGACGCCGACCTGGTCGTGGACATGCGCTTCCTGCCCAACCCGCACTGGGTCCCGGAGCTGCGCCCCTTCACCGGCCTGAACGAGGAGGTCTCCTCGTACGTCCTCAACCAGCCGGGCGCCAAGGAGTTCCTCGACCGCTACGCCGAGCTGCTCCAGCTGATCGCCGCGGGCTACCGTCGGGAGGGCAAGCGCTATGTGACCGTCGCCGTCGGCTGCACGGGCGGCAAGCACCGGTCCGTGGCCATGTCGGAGAAGCTCGCCGCCCGGCTCGCCGCCGAGGGCGTGGAGACGGTGGTCGTCCACCGGGACATGGGACGGGAATGA
- the uvrC gene encoding excinuclease ABC subunit UvrC: protein MADPSSYRPRPGEIPDSPGVYRFRDEHRRVIYVGKAKSLRQRLANYFQDLANLHPRTRTMVTTAASVEWTVVSTEVEALQLEYSWIKEYDPRFNVKYRDDKSYPYLAVTMNEEFPRVQVMRGHKKKGVRYFGPYGHAWAIRDTVDLLLRVFPVRTCSAGVFKNAARTGRPCLLGYIGKCSAPCVERISAEDHQELAEEFCDFMAGRTGTYLRRLERKMGEAAEDMEYERAARLRDDIGALRKAMEKSAVVLADATDADLIAVAEDELEAAVQIFHVRGGRVRGQRGWVTDKVEEITTGALVEHALQQLYGEESGDAVPKEVLVPALPDPVEPVQQWLTDRRGSGVSLRIPQRGDKKALMETVQRNAQQALVLHKTKRASDLTTRSRALEEIADALDLDSAPLRIECYDISHLQGDDVVASMVVFEDGLARKSEYRRFQIKGFRGQDDVRSMHEVITRRFRRYLAEKERTGEWADGEDDGVTTATTDGETPGHGTAPGQGTAPDHHATPSDAADDLALTDGPALKDDDGRPKRFAYPPQLVVVDGGQPQVAAAQRALDELGIDDIAVCGLAKRLEEVWLPREDDPVVLPRTSEGLYLLQRVRDEAHRFAITYQRTKRAKRFRSSPLDEVPGLGETRKQALIKHFGSVKKLRSATIDQICEVPGIGRKTAETVAVALARATPAAPAVNTATGEIMDDEDGAPETTADAPGEPVSAGTPDERRGQER from the coding sequence ATGGCCGACCCCTCCAGCTACCGCCCCAGGCCGGGTGAGATCCCGGACTCCCCGGGGGTGTACAGGTTCCGTGACGAGCACCGCCGGGTGATCTACGTCGGAAAGGCGAAGAGCCTGCGCCAGCGCCTGGCGAACTACTTCCAGGACCTGGCGAACCTTCACCCCCGCACCCGCACCATGGTCACCACGGCCGCGTCCGTGGAGTGGACCGTGGTGTCCACGGAGGTCGAGGCGCTCCAGCTGGAGTACTCCTGGATCAAGGAGTACGACCCCCGGTTCAACGTCAAGTACCGCGACGACAAGAGCTACCCGTACCTCGCGGTGACGATGAACGAGGAGTTCCCACGCGTCCAGGTGATGCGCGGCCACAAGAAGAAGGGCGTGCGCTACTTCGGGCCGTACGGGCACGCCTGGGCGATCCGCGACACGGTCGACCTCCTGTTGCGCGTCTTCCCGGTGCGCACCTGCTCCGCCGGTGTCTTCAAGAACGCCGCCCGTACCGGCCGCCCCTGTCTGCTCGGCTACATCGGCAAGTGCTCCGCCCCCTGCGTGGAGCGGATCTCCGCCGAGGACCACCAGGAGCTGGCCGAGGAGTTCTGCGACTTCATGGCCGGCCGCACCGGCACCTATCTGCGCCGTCTGGAGCGGAAGATGGGTGAGGCGGCCGAGGACATGGAGTACGAGCGGGCGGCGCGCCTGCGCGACGACATCGGGGCGCTCAGGAAGGCCATGGAGAAGAGCGCGGTCGTGCTCGCCGACGCCACCGACGCCGATCTGATCGCGGTCGCGGAGGACGAGCTGGAGGCCGCCGTCCAGATCTTCCACGTGCGCGGCGGACGCGTGCGCGGCCAGCGCGGCTGGGTCACCGACAAGGTGGAGGAGATCACTACCGGCGCCCTCGTGGAACACGCCCTCCAGCAGTTGTACGGGGAGGAGAGCGGGGACGCCGTTCCCAAGGAGGTCCTGGTCCCCGCCCTGCCCGATCCGGTGGAGCCGGTCCAGCAGTGGCTGACCGACCGCCGGGGTTCGGGCGTGTCGCTGCGCATCCCGCAGCGCGGCGACAAGAAGGCGTTGATGGAGACCGTTCAGCGCAACGCCCAGCAGGCACTCGTCCTGCACAAGACCAAGCGCGCCTCCGACCTGACGACGCGCTCGCGCGCCCTGGAGGAGATCGCCGACGCCCTGGATCTCGACAGCGCCCCGCTGCGGATCGAGTGCTACGACATCTCCCACCTCCAGGGCGACGACGTCGTGGCCTCCATGGTCGTCTTCGAGGACGGACTGGCCCGGAAGAGCGAATACCGCCGATTCCAGATCAAGGGCTTCCGGGGACAGGACGACGTCCGTTCCATGCACGAGGTCATCACCCGCCGCTTCCGCCGCTATCTCGCCGAGAAGGAGCGGACCGGCGAGTGGGCGGACGGGGAGGACGACGGCGTCACGACGGCCACCACCGACGGCGAGACCCCCGGCCACGGCACCGCGCCCGGCCAGGGCACCGCGCCCGACCACCACGCCACGCCCAGCGACGCCGCCGACGACCTCGCCCTCACGGACGGGCCGGCCCTCAAGGACGACGACGGTCGCCCCAAGCGCTTCGCCTACCCGCCCCAGCTCGTCGTCGTCGACGGCGGACAGCCGCAGGTGGCGGCCGCCCAACGGGCCCTGGACGAGCTCGGCATCGACGACATCGCCGTCTGCGGCCTCGCCAAGCGGCTGGAGGAGGTCTGGCTGCCCCGCGAGGACGACCCGGTCGTCCTGCCGCGCACCAGCGAGGGGCTGTACCTGCTCCAGCGGGTCCGCGACGAGGCCCACCGCTTCGCGATCACCTATCAGCGCACCAAGCGAGCCAAACGCTTCCGCTCCAGCCCGCTGGACGAGGTGCCGGGCCTGGGGGAGACCCGCAAGCAGGCGCTGATCAAGCACTTCGGTTCGGTGAAGAAGCTGCGGTCGGCGACGATCGACCAGATCTGCGAGGTGCCCGGCATAGGCCGGAAGACGGCCGAGACGGTCGCCGTGGCCCTCGCCCGGGCCACCCCGGCCGCGCCCGCCGTCAACACGGCGACCGGAGAGATCATGGATGACGAGGACGGGGCGCCCGAGACGACGGCGGACGCCCCGGGGGAGCCCGTGTCCGCGGGCACCCCGGACGAACGACGGGGGCAGGAGAGATGA
- a CDS encoding Rieske (2Fe-2S) protein codes for MPGRPAPSRRTVLRSAALTPVAGLTAAACSPGDDGAAPARPTAPVELGAEGEVAKGATKLYPDGNVVVSRAEDGTLKAFSTVCTHAGCPIKKLEGTKLVCPCHGSEFDARTGEVLHAPATAPLIELPVEVKRGRIVASPGT; via the coding sequence ATGCCTGGCCGCCCCGCCCCGAGCCGCCGTACCGTCCTTCGCTCGGCGGCCCTCACGCCCGTCGCCGGACTCACGGCGGCCGCATGCTCACCGGGCGACGACGGCGCCGCCCCGGCCAGGCCCACCGCGCCCGTCGAGCTGGGAGCGGAGGGCGAGGTCGCCAAGGGCGCGACGAAGCTCTACCCCGACGGCAACGTGGTGGTCAGCCGGGCCGAGGACGGCACCCTGAAGGCGTTCAGCACGGTCTGCACGCACGCGGGGTGCCCCATCAAGAAGCTGGAGGGCACGAAACTGGTCTGCCCCTGTCACGGCAGCGAGTTCGACGCCCGGACCGGCGAAGTGCTGCACGCCCCGGCGACCGCGCCGCTCATCGAACTCCCGGTCGAGGTGAAGCGGGGCCGCATCGTCGCGAGCCCCGGGACCTGA
- a CDS encoding LacI family DNA-binding transcriptional regulator, translated as MPTMVDVARSAGVSVATVSHVLNDTRPVLPGTRQAVLDAVEELGYTPNTLARSLVTSRTRSIGLAVSAISNPYFTEILQGVEASALEHGYSLLIADPHDDPGHERKVVQLLHERRVDGMIVAPSAEPGDLVAYLGRHRVPAVFLDRVVEVPEGDGAPRFDQVCAEGAEPTALLVGHLAGLGHRRIGLVAGRPGLSTTRERITGYRHGLATAGLPFDDRLLVHGDSEADGGERATAALLSWSVPPTALVTANNAMTIGALRALRDRGLSVPGDVALCCFDDFAWADLFTPRLTAVAQPSRDLGAQAVRLLLERLAAPDRPARTVRLPCAFVHRTSCGCPEQTEQAHVTAPERTLP; from the coding sequence ATGCCGACCATGGTGGATGTCGCACGGAGCGCCGGGGTCTCCGTGGCCACCGTCTCGCACGTGCTCAACGACACGCGCCCGGTCCTGCCGGGCACCCGTCAGGCGGTGCTCGACGCCGTCGAGGAGCTGGGCTACACCCCCAACACGCTGGCCCGTTCCCTGGTGACCTCCCGCACCCGCTCGATCGGGCTCGCGGTGTCGGCGATCAGCAACCCGTACTTCACGGAGATTCTCCAGGGCGTCGAGGCCAGTGCGCTGGAGCACGGCTACAGCCTGCTCATCGCCGACCCGCACGACGATCCCGGACACGAACGCAAGGTCGTACAGCTGCTGCACGAGCGGCGCGTGGACGGCATGATCGTCGCGCCCTCCGCCGAGCCGGGGGACCTGGTCGCCTATCTCGGGCGCCACCGGGTGCCGGCCGTGTTCCTCGACCGGGTGGTCGAGGTGCCGGAGGGCGACGGCGCGCCGCGCTTCGACCAGGTCTGCGCGGAGGGCGCCGAGCCGACGGCGCTGCTGGTCGGCCACCTCGCCGGACTCGGCCATCGCCGGATCGGCCTGGTCGCGGGCCGGCCGGGGCTCAGCACGACGCGCGAGCGGATCACCGGGTACCGGCACGGCCTCGCGACCGCCGGACTGCCCTTCGACGACCGGCTGCTGGTCCACGGCGACTCCGAGGCGGACGGCGGCGAAAGGGCCACCGCGGCCCTGCTGTCGTGGTCGGTGCCGCCCACCGCGCTGGTCACGGCCAACAACGCGATGACGATCGGCGCGCTGCGCGCCCTTCGGGACCGGGGCCTGTCCGTGCCCGGCGACGTCGCGCTGTGCTGCTTCGACGACTTCGCGTGGGCCGATCTCTTCACGCCGCGCCTCACCGCCGTCGCCCAGCCCAGCAGGGACCTCGGCGCGCAGGCCGTGCGGCTGCTGCTGGAACGCCTCGCCGCGCCGGACCGGCCCGCCCGGACCGTGCGCCTGCCCTGCGCCTTCGTCCACCGCACGTCCTGCGGCTGCCCCGAGCAGACCGAGCAAGCCCACGTCACCGCTCCCGAAAGGACCCTCCCGTGA
- a CDS encoding carbohydrate kinase family protein produces the protein MIVVAGEALIDLVPQGTGALAALRPALGGGPYNTAVALGRLGSPTAFCSRVSYDAFGEALLDRLRETGVDIAPVQRGTEPTTLAVASVGADGSAAYSFYVDGTADRLFTVPADLPSGTRAASFGTCSLVLEPGASAYEGLLRETAARGVLTALDPNIRAGLIPDPDAYRARFKSWLPSVSLLKLSEEDAAWLGGTPREWLASGPAAVVVTRGGAGLTAFTRDGGEYAVPGERVEVVDTIGAGDTVNAALLHGLAARDALDPDGLAALGPEGWTGLLGFAARAAALTCSRAGAEPPYAHEMTA, from the coding sequence GTGATCGTCGTCGCCGGTGAGGCACTGATCGACCTGGTACCGCAGGGCACGGGCGCCCTCGCCGCTCTGCGGCCCGCCCTCGGTGGCGGCCCGTACAACACGGCCGTCGCACTCGGCCGCCTCGGCTCCCCCACCGCCTTCTGCTCCCGGGTCTCGTACGACGCCTTCGGCGAGGCGCTCCTGGACCGGCTGCGGGAGACGGGGGTGGACATCGCGCCCGTGCAACGCGGGACCGAGCCGACGACGCTCGCCGTGGCCTCGGTGGGCGCGGACGGTTCGGCCGCGTACTCCTTCTACGTGGACGGCACGGCGGACCGGCTGTTCACGGTCCCCGCCGACCTGCCGTCGGGCACCCGGGCGGCGTCCTTCGGGACCTGCTCGCTGGTGCTGGAGCCGGGTGCGAGCGCGTACGAGGGGCTGCTGCGCGAGACGGCCGCGCGGGGCGTCCTCACCGCGCTGGACCCGAACATCAGGGCCGGACTGATTCCGGATCCGGACGCCTACCGGGCCCGGTTCAAGAGCTGGCTGCCGTCCGTGTCGCTGCTGAAGTTGTCCGAGGAGGATGCCGCGTGGCTCGGCGGCACGCCCCGGGAGTGGCTGGCGTCCGGACCGGCGGCGGTCGTGGTCACCCGGGGTGGAGCCGGGCTCACCGCGTTCACCCGCGACGGGGGCGAGTACGCGGTGCCGGGCGAGCGGGTCGAGGTGGTGGACACGATCGGTGCGGGCGACACGGTGAACGCCGCACTGCTGCACGGCCTCGCCGCACGCGACGCCCTCGACCCCGACGGCCTGGCCGCCCTGGGACCGGAGGGATGGACGGGGCTGCTGGGATTCGCCGCCCGCGCGGCCGCGCTCACCTGCTCCCGCGCGGGCGCCGAACCGCCGTACGCCCACGAGATGACCGCCTGA
- the uvrA gene encoding excinuclease ABC subunit UvrA, whose product MADRLIVRGAREHNLKNVSLDLPRDSLIVFTGLSGSGKSSLAFDTIFAEGQRRYVESLSSYARQFLGQMDKPDVDFIEGLSPAVSIDQKSTSRNPRSTVGTITEVYDYLRLLFARIGKPHCPECGRPISRQSPQAIVDKVLELPEGSRFQVLSPLVRERKGEFVDLFAELQTKGYSRARVDGETIQLSTPPTLKKQEKHTIEVVVDRLTVKDSAKRRLTDSVETALGLSGGMVVLDFVDLPEDDPERERMYSEHLYCPYDDLSFEELEPRSFSFNSPFGACPDCSGIGTRMEVDPELIVPDEDKSLDEGAIHPWSHGHTKDYFGRLIGALADALGFRTDIPFAGLPLRARKALLNGHKTQVEVRYRNRYGRERRYTTAFEGAIPFVKRRHSEAESDSSRERFEGYMREVPCPTCEGTRLKPLVLAVTVMGKSIAEVSAMSISDCADFLGELKLSARDKKIAERVLKEVNERLRFLVDVGLDYLSLNRAAGTLSGGEAQRIRLATQIGSGLVGVLYVLDEPSIGLHQRDNHRLIETLVRLRDMGNTLIVVEHDEDTIKVADWIVDIGPGAGEHGGKVVHSGSLEGLLDNAESQTGLYLSGRKAIPLPDIRRPHDPSRQLTVHGARENNLQDIDVSFPLGVFTAVTGVSGSGKSTLVNDILYTHLARELNGARSVPGRHTRVDGDDLVDKVVHVDQSPIGRTPRSNPATYTGVFDHVRKLFAETTEAKVRGYLPGRFSFNVKGGRCENCAGDGTIKIEMNFLPDVYVPCEVCHGARYNRETLEVHYKGKSIADVLNMPIEEATDFFEAVPAISRHMKTLKDVGLGYVRLGQSATTLSGGEAQRVKLASELQRRSTGRTVYVLDEPTTGLHFEDISKLLTVLAGLVDKGNTVIVIEHNLDVIKTADWVVDMGPEGGAGGGLVVAEGTPEQVAGVATSHTGKFLRDVLGADRISDASSVRSPRKAAAKTVASKATAKRTATKSVADTAAKKAAPKGAAAKKTTAKTSAAKTAKKAAKPAAKKTARTSKA is encoded by the coding sequence GTGGCCGACCGTCTCATCGTCCGTGGCGCGCGCGAGCACAACCTGAAGAACGTCTCGCTCGACCTGCCGCGTGACTCGCTCATCGTCTTCACGGGCCTCTCCGGGTCGGGCAAGTCCTCCCTGGCCTTCGACACCATCTTCGCCGAGGGCCAGCGGCGCTACGTGGAGTCGCTCTCCTCCTACGCCCGGCAGTTCCTCGGACAGATGGACAAGCCGGACGTCGACTTCATCGAGGGCCTCTCCCCGGCGGTCTCCATCGACCAGAAGTCGACCTCGCGCAACCCGCGCTCCACGGTCGGCACCATCACCGAGGTCTACGACTACCTGCGCCTGCTCTTCGCCCGCATCGGCAAGCCGCACTGCCCGGAATGCGGCCGGCCGATCTCGCGCCAGTCGCCGCAGGCCATCGTCGACAAGGTCCTCGAGCTGCCGGAGGGCAGCCGCTTCCAGGTGCTGTCGCCGCTGGTGCGCGAGCGCAAGGGCGAGTTCGTCGACCTCTTCGCGGAGCTCCAGACCAAGGGCTACTCCCGCGCGCGGGTGGACGGCGAGACCATCCAGCTCTCCACCCCGCCGACGCTGAAGAAGCAGGAGAAGCACACCATCGAGGTGGTCGTCGACCGCCTCACCGTCAAGGACTCCGCCAAGCGCCGCCTCACCGACTCCGTCGAGACCGCGCTCGGCCTGTCCGGCGGCATGGTCGTGCTCGACTTCGTCGACCTCCCCGAGGACGACCCCGAGCGCGAGCGCATGTACTCGGAGCACCTGTACTGCCCGTACGACGACCTGTCCTTCGAGGAGCTGGAGCCCCGCTCCTTCTCCTTCAACTCGCCCTTCGGCGCCTGCCCCGACTGCTCCGGCATCGGCACCCGCATGGAGGTCGACCCGGAGCTGATCGTCCCCGACGAGGACAAGTCCCTCGACGAGGGCGCCATCCACCCCTGGTCGCACGGACACACCAAGGACTACTTCGGCCGCCTGATCGGCGCCCTCGCGGACGCGCTCGGCTTCCGCACGGACATCCCCTTCGCGGGCCTCCCGCTGCGCGCCCGCAAGGCCCTGCTGAACGGCCACAAGACCCAGGTCGAGGTCCGCTACCGCAACCGGTACGGCCGCGAGCGCCGGTACACCACGGCGTTCGAGGGCGCGATCCCGTTCGTCAAGCGCCGGCACAGCGAGGCCGAGAGCGACTCCAGCCGCGAGCGCTTCGAGGGCTACATGCGCGAGGTGCCCTGCCCCACCTGTGAGGGCACCCGGCTCAAGCCCCTCGTCCTCGCGGTCACCGTCATGGGCAAGTCGATCGCCGAGGTCTCGGCGATGTCCATCAGCGACTGCGCCGACTTCCTGGGCGAGCTCAAGCTCAGCGCCCGCGACAAGAAGATCGCCGAGCGCGTGCTCAAGGAGGTCAACGAGCGACTCCGCTTCCTGGTCGACGTCGGCCTGGACTACCTCTCGCTGAACCGCGCGGCCGGCACGCTCTCCGGCGGCGAGGCCCAGCGCATCCGGCTGGCCACCCAGATCGGCTCCGGACTCGTCGGCGTGCTCTACGTCCTCGACGAGCCGTCCATCGGCCTGCACCAGCGCGACAACCACCGGCTGATCGAGACCCTCGTCCGGCTCCGCGACATGGGCAACACCCTCATCGTCGTCGAGCACGACGAGGACACCATCAAGGTCGCCGACTGGATCGTCGACATCGGCCCCGGCGCCGGTGAGCACGGCGGCAAGGTCGTGCACAGCGGCTCCCTCGAGGGACTGCTCGACAACGCCGAGTCGCAGACCGGCCTGTACCTGTCCGGCAGGAAGGCCATCCCGCTGCCCGACATCCGGCGCCCGCACGACCCGTCCCGGCAGCTCACCGTGCACGGCGCCCGGGAGAACAACCTCCAGGACATCGACGTCTCCTTCCCGCTGGGCGTCTTCACGGCCGTCACCGGTGTCTCCGGCTCCGGCAAGTCGACCCTGGTCAACGACATCCTGTACACGCACCTGGCCCGCGAGCTGAACGGTGCCCGGAGCGTGCCCGGCCGCCACACGCGCGTGGACGGCGACGACCTCGTCGACAAGGTCGTGCACGTCGACCAGTCGCCCATCGGCCGCACCCCGCGGTCGAACCCGGCGACGTACACCGGAGTCTTCGACCACGTCCGCAAGCTGTTCGCCGAGACGACGGAGGCAAAGGTCCGCGGCTACCTGCCCGGCCGCTTCTCCTTCAACGTCAAGGGCGGCCGCTGCGAGAACTGCGCGGGCGACGGCACGATCAAGATCGAGATGAACTTCCTACCGGACGTCTACGTCCCGTGCGAGGTCTGCCACGGTGCCCGGTACAACCGGGAGACCCTGGAGGTCCACTACAAGGGCAAGTCCATCGCCGACGTCCTGAACATGCCGATCGAGGAGGCGACCGACTTCTTCGAGGCGGTCCCCGCGATCTCCCGGCACATGAAGACGCTCAAGGACGTCGGCCTCGGCTATGTCCGGCTCGGCCAGTCAGCGACCACCCTGTCCGGCGGTGAGGCCCAGCGCGTCAAGCTCGCCAGCGAGCTGCAGCGCCGCTCCACCGGCCGCACGGTCTACGTTCTGGACGAGCCGACCACCGGTCTGCACTTCGAGGACATCAGCAAGCTGCTGACGGTCCTGGCCGGGCTGGTCGACAAGGGCAACACGGTCATCGTCATCGAGCACAACCTCGACGTGATCAAGACCGCCGACTGGGTCGTCGACATGGGCCCCGAGGGCGGCGCCGGCGGTGGCCTGGTGGTCGCCGAGGGCACGCCCGAGCAGGTCGCCGGGGTTGCCACCAGCCACACCGGCAAGTTCCTGCGGGACGTCCTCGGTGCCGACCGGATCAGCGACGCGTCCTCCGTGCGGAGCCCGCGCAAGGCGGCGGCGAAGACGGTGGCGTCCAAGGCCACCGCCAAGAGGACCGCGACGAAGTCGGTCGCGGACACGGCCGCGAAGAAGGCCGCTCCCAAGGGGGCCGCGGCGAAGAAGACCACCGCGAAGACCTCCGCCGCGAAGACGGCCAAGAAGGCCGCCAAGCCCGCCGCGAAGAAGACGGCGCGGACGAGCAAGGCCTGA